The following nucleotide sequence is from Apium graveolens cultivar Ventura chromosome 4, ASM990537v1, whole genome shotgun sequence.
TTCTAGACATAAACAACAAGTATATATGGACAAACATAAGTTGAGTCCGTGGTTTCAGTCGCCGAGACCCGGGCCCTGTTTCCGAGTTTTTAAAAGAGAATGGAATACTCCgtccgtcccaatttatctgtcatgtttgactttttgtggtcaaattgactcaactttGATCATAAATTGAACATCAACCTTTCATTATTTTCAAAAACTAAAATATACATATTAAAGTAGATTACATTTACTCTCTaatgaaataatttttatatttttttttgattATATACCATATGAAATATTTGGTCAAAATTGGGTCAATTTGACCATAAAAAGTCAAACAAGACAGttaaattgggacggagggagtatgtGATTTGAagataaaattatttttattttcaaaattggAGTGAAAATTTTGAAATGAAAATTTATCTAATTTGCAATAATTTCCACTTAATTtgtatctatactatactataataaccggaatgaaATATAATTTGGTATGCCCTTTTTTAGTTGGTTTGGTTATCCCTATTTTTAGCCGTCGgatctttttaatcaagtgatTATGATTGTTAGATTTAAATACTAAAATAATACACACTATTCAAACTCCTTAATTCGAACcccaccaacaacaaatatttatattattatttatacactactaaAACTTCCAGATTCAAAACCCGCAAATagcaaatatttatattattatttatacgcTACCCAAGATTCATGTTCGAATTCCACCagcaacatatatttatattattattcaaaaaatatactaaaaaaataatgatttaaaaagaaatttattataattttaaataatatataaatattaataaatacCCGTGCATCACACTTTTTCTAAGCCTAGTATTTTTAAAATTCAGGAGCACGATTATGGGAAAATGAAACTAGTTTAGTTACTATTCACTTTACTTTTCCCTTCTTTTAACGGTCTTTCTAATGTGCGCCCAATGACACACATTAGTCACTAACTCCAATAAAAATGGGCTCTTTTTATTAGTGGAATTGATGTGAATGCAGGGGGccattaatatttattatttaaccACCAATAAAAAGAAGTCATTTATATGAGAGTTAGTAACTATTGTGTGCCATTGACACACCATAGAAAATCTCTTTCTCCAGAAAATAAGGGCAAATCACTTTCAGTGAAATTATTTGGTGTAGATACCCGTTGACACAGCACATCTCGACTAATTCGACTAATAATGAAAAGATGAATATAACATCTTACCAACCAACACGATATCATAACATACCAAATACCAACACGATCACTTGCTTAAATTTGAGCGTGCACTTTAAAATCGAAGTTAGGGCTTTTAAGTGATGAGCTCTTAAAGTCTGGGTACTCGTGAATTATCGGGGTGAGTTGCAACCTgctattttaaatttatattttaaatttatattccGATTTCAGAGTTAACCAATCTAGACATAAAACAACAAGTATCTGTAGATAAAACATAAAATCAATTTCTGTCACGGAGACCAAATTACTATGTCCTTGCCATTTTACCGCATCTTAAACAATCTATTAAGTACTTTATTCCATCCTTGTTCTTCTGTGAATTTATTTTTCTTATTCGAGAAACAACTAATCTCGaatatttgaatttgataatCCGGATCAACGTATGCTTGCTCGTAATTTTGTAGTATACAAGTAATCGAAACTAGCTTGTAATTTCTCACAGAACTTGGCTCGTACTATGTCACAGGTAGTGATAACTCCGGGTGGCGGGACTGCTCCTTCGACGCAGTCATGTATCCTTCGCCGCTGTAGAGGTGTAGTTGTGGTTAgattcctacaaaacaacaccggaagggggttggagtcccgcggtgcctccggcgtgagagtaagaactagctttttgggaggatgaagatgaatatgaatgtaaggtggctgtgtgtgtatatgagtgtgaaaaAATGATTAACCCCAAACCTCACCTTCTTGTGTTATTTATAGCCCAAGTGTAGGGTTTTGGGATTGGTACCTTTAGATCATAGCCATTGGTTCagggagcggaggacacctggctgaagtggatgctttacacgGACTGGCCAAGAAAtattctgaggatcctctgacacgtgccctgccttgattattcccatgattgatgtgtgacagttgtccctatCACGTGTCTGGGCCAATATCTCACGCGCTGGGATTTACCAAGATTAGGCTTGTGGGATTGAGCTGGTTAGGATTGGTAGTGCGCGAGACTATTTCTCCCAGGAGTTGCGTGGGATTAGGAGCCTCAGGAGTACTATTGCTCAGTATTTTACTTGATCTCGTTTTCACCAAAAAAATTCCAAGATTTTCAGCATCTTTTGTCTTGTATTTTTCCTTGGTATCACTAGATAAATATACTAGCTAAACAACCAGAGTTCCTCAAGCTCACAAGCCATGGAGAATTCAAATCAAAACCTCCATGTTCTGCTCCTCCCATACTTCACACCAAGCCACATGATTCCACTGGTAGACATGGGAAGACTCCTCGCAACCCGCGGTGTCACGGTGACGATAGTCACCACACCACACAATGCTCTCCTGTTCCGAGAGTCCATCCTACAAGATGTCGAATCAGGGAATCAAATTCATGTTCGTGAGCTTACGTTTCCGTCGAAAGAAGTTGGATTGCCTGAAGGAATCGAGAATTTCAATGCCATAACGTCTAGTGAAATGAGTAGTAAAGTATTTTACGGGGTCATGCTCCTTCAAAAACCTATGGAAGATTTAATCAGGAACATTTCGCCTGATTGTATTTTTTCTGATATGTTTTATCCTTGGACAGCTGATCTTGCTGATGAGCTTAATATACCTAGACTCATGTTTTATCCGTCGAGTTTTTTGTATCATTGTGTCACACATAGTCTTTCTGTCTATGCACCCCATGATAATGTTGAGTCAGAAACAGATACTTTCTTGGTCCCGAATCTCCCGGACAAAATCGAGATGAAAAGATGTCAGCTGCAAGAACATGTTAAGGTGAAGACGAGGTTCGGTGAACTTATCAAGGCAATTAAGGAGTCTGAGCAGAAAAGCTATGGTCTGGTTCATCACACTTTTTATGAACTTGAGCCTGCTTATGCAGACCATTATGGTGAAATCAAGAATTGTAAGTTTTGGCACATTGGTCCTATATTTCAGTTCTTTAAAAAGGCTGAGACATTTAGTACTTCTTCATCTGAGCAACATTATAGTTTAAGTTGGTTAGATACACAAAACCCTGGTTCTGTTCTCTACATTTGTTTCGGAAGCATGGTCAGATTTTCTGAtgctcaacttactgaaatcgCATTAGCACTCGAGGCTTCCAAGATTCAGTTTATTTGGGTGGTTCGCAAGAGTGTCGATAATCAAGAAAAATGGTTACCATCAGGGTTTGAACAAAGAATATTGAAAAATAACAAGGGCTTAATAGTCCGAGAATGGGTTCCCCAGGTGAAAATCCTGGATCACCCGTCGACAGGAGGGTTCCTGACGCATTGTGGTTGGAACTCGGTGCTCGAAGCAGTTGTCGCTGGAGTGCCACTTGTGACATGGCCTTTATTTGCTGAGCATTTTTACAATGAGAAGCTTGTTGAGCTTCTCAGGGTAGGTGTAAGAGTTGGTGCTGATGTTTGGAACTCAGGCTTTGAAATCACAAGTCCCCTGGTGAGAAGAGAACTGATACAGAATGCATTGGCAAAATTAATGGACGGTTCAGATGAGTCCTCGATGATCAGACGGCGAGCAGAGGAGATTGGAGTCTTGGCTAGAAGTGCAGTCTTGGATGGTGGGTCCTCCTCCAATCAACTATCTGGTCTAATTGAAGAAATGAAAGCTTTTAGTCAAGAAAAAACAAAGAGCGGGTCCAGAAATTGAAGGTAACAGATGAGTATTTTAACATTAGTTGTATTGGATGCTACCTTAAGTTATTGATTATCTGTTATGTACTGGAGAACTGTAATGGTGCACTTTAATCTATGATCTGACTTATTATTATGATACAAATATTAGTTCTGAATAAGATGCCCATGGGGCCATATGAGTTTGCAATGACACTGTTTGTGAGTTGTAAATAATGTGCAAAGTTCAATTTTTGCTCATTTGCTAAATTGGCAAGAACTTATATTAGCTTGCAAACAAGTTCTTTCAAGATACTATGCATTAGATTTTTGGAGTGGAGAGATGAGTGAGCATTGGATCCCATTTTCTAAAAGGCTCCACCTCTCGATATGTTATGCATTGAGCGAGAACTAGTTCGGATCGGTTTTTGAATGAAATCGGAATCGAAATTTTATATTTTCGGTTATATAAATTGAAGATTGTAACTGGATAATCGGTTCGGCTTCTGTTTAAAAACATAGGTTTGGTTTTTATGGATTCAAGTTCGATTTCAATTTTTACATGTCCAATTTGAGTTTCAATCTTTTAATTGTAATCCATTAATCTTGCAATCTTTTCTAAAATAAATGAGTTAAAATTTGAAGTTTTgcatttaaatttttatatatagAGGATTAATGTATTTTTCCGTTGATTAACGGTTGGATAGCTCAAGTTAAGAGTTTATGCTGTGTCGTTCCAGGTCCTTAGAGTTCCAAAATCTCTAGATATTTTAATAATAACAAGAATGCCAAGCCCTTACATGTTAATTTTAGGCTTACGGTTTTAGGCTTTCAGTTAATTTTTCACTAAACCTATATTAATTTTCACCAAGTTTTGTGAAACTCATGGAAATATCTATCTCTGGAACCCTTTTGTTAGGAAAATGAAAATTCTTCCTACGTGTCGAGAGAAGTGTTATCGTAAATATGCCAAAGAAATTATTGGATTTTGGTTTAATGAGGAGAAAAGTGACTTTGAAGTGGTGAAAATTACTTATACCAAAGTGGCACCTTGTGTTGATTTGTATAGCCTGAGGAGAACTTCTTGGAAAATTATTAGTAATTTTTGTCCAGGTATCCCTTTTTCGATAAGAGCGAACAATGTAGTAGTGTATGCTAATGGAACATTGCACTGGCTGTCAGAAGAAACGCAGGGCTGGAGGATTGTTTCATTaaagttgaacaatgcaaagttTCAACAAGCATTAATAAGAACAACTTTTGGGATTAATGGATTGTATCTTACAGTAGTGGATGATAACTCCCCTGTTATCTTCACTAGGATGATAACTCCCTTGTTCTCTCGAGTTGGTTTCGATAAGTTCCAGCTGCCCCGATAGTTTCATATGATTCTGGTGCCAAGCAATTGAGAGATTTTCTTTTCACCAGCAATGATCTTTTCTCAGCCCCTCCTTTCGTCGAGACTCTTGTGCTCCTAGATGGGAGTGAACCTTCAGTTGAGACTCTTGTGCTCCTAGATGAGCGTAAAGAGTGAGCATTCGAACTGATTACCTTCTATGCAAATATACTCTGTTTCATCTGCCCAAAGATatgattttttttgttaaatGGCCTACAATGATTCTGATTTGTCAAGGAATACTAACTGCAGGTTTATCCTTGCAATAGAATACTTGAGGGAATGCTGCAGTTTTGATAACATCTCAGGAAAGGAGCCTGAGACATATCCCAGCTTATCTTTTTCTCCAAACATTATGAAATATATTTTCTTGCGCTATTTTGTTATATGAAACATTAGATCATGTCCACAATATTGATGGAGGCGCGTCCTACTTATCACTAAATAATTGGTCGAGAATTGCTGCTGAATCTTCCGGTGCCCTATCAAATCTTCCTCTGCAGCTTCTATACCTGTAATTCATATAAATGTTAAATTAGCTAACATATTACTGGATGATAATAATGTATCTAAAATTTCAGATTGTGGAGCTTTGAAGTTGGTACCCATGGATTAAACCAAAGAAACTACATTAGTCCAGGTACTTTAGGATACTTGGACCTTGAATACTTACATTCAGGCCAACTGACTGAAAAAGTGATGTTTATAGTTTTGGATTTTTCCTTGCAGAGCGCTTTTAACAGGAAGAAAACCAATTTACATGGCTAATCCTGAGGAAGAAAGAAATCATGGCATGTATTTGAGAAAAAAGTACTAAACATCCATGGGCCAATCAACATGGGAATGAAGAGATGACGAGTTTAATAGGTCATAGTGAGATTCAGCATTCTGATCTTTATGAAATCGTGGCATATATTATGATCCTTAATAGGTCATAGTTTGTGGCACATGTTCTGTTGAAGAGTCAAGAGATATATAAAAAACTGAGCATGAAATCGATCAAATGATGTTCGTGTCATTGGGATATGCGGGCAAGAGGTGTCAGGCCCCTTATAATTTTTTCCATTGCAATCGAATGATATTTGTGTCATTGGGATATGCAGGCAAGAGGTGTCAGGCGACCCCCTTATAATTTTTTTGTTGCATTTTTAATTTTCCCCTTATTTAAATTTTTGATATATCGATGGATTATTGCATTTTTTTCCTTTGATTGTTTGTTAAATAATGTTAGAATTCCCAAATTCCTAATTTTTTTATGGTAACAAGAATATCAAACCCTGTTATATACAGATTATAGTTATTAGGACACAAAGGCCAGTGTTTTAGGCTTTTGGCTGTTTTTTCATAAACCTTCAGTTGCTAATGGCTTCAAAACCGTTAGGCCATTACCTACCGGAAGAAGTCGTTGAGCAGATTCTTGTGAAAATACCATGCATAAAATCTATACTAACATGCACCTCAGTTTGTAAATTATGGTATTTTTCAATTAAATCATCTCGATTCATCAACACTCATCTCTCTAGTCCAAATAACAACAAATACTTGTTATGCCACGGTTTACCTTATCGCAACGAATATTCAATATATTCTGATAGTGAACCATATAGGAATTGTGGGGAATCAGAGTT
It contains:
- the LOC141721759 gene encoding nuatigenin 3-beta-glucosyltransferase-like — its product is MENSNQNLHVLLLPYFTPSHMIPLVDMGRLLATRGVTVTIVTTPHNALLFRESILQDVESGNQIHVRELTFPSKEVGLPEGIENFNAITSSEMSSKVFYGVMLLQKPMEDLIRNISPDCIFSDMFYPWTADLADELNIPRLMFYPSSFLYHCVTHSLSVYAPHDNVESETDTFLVPNLPDKIEMKRCQLQEHVKVKTRFGELIKAIKESEQKSYGLVHHTFYELEPAYADHYGEIKNCKFWHIGPIFQFFKKAETFSTSSSEQHYSLSWLDTQNPGSVLYICFGSMVRFSDAQLTEIALALEASKIQFIWVVRKSVDNQEKWLPSGFEQRILKNNKGLIVREWVPQVKILDHPSTGGFLTHCGWNSVLEAVVAGVPLVTWPLFAEHFYNEKLVELLRVGVRVGADVWNSGFEITSPLVRRELIQNALAKLMDGSDESSMIRRRAEEIGVLARSAVLDGGSSSNQLSGLIEEMKAFSQEKTKSGSRN